The Sphingobium sp. JS3065 genome includes a region encoding these proteins:
- a CDS encoding IS1380-like element ISSp1 family transposase produces the protein MNDDIASSFGFPAVGRKKITAAFDGGRLTSDGGVLLLAQAERAMGICQRLAACIADPRDPARVIHRLDDILRARVFAIACGYEDADDLDALRDDPGFRLALGKLPESGAGLASQPTMSRWENAPTTRELASMMAAMIDIYCASYPAPPTAVTLDIDDTCDVVHGYQQLSFWNGHHGERCFLPIHIYDTATGRPVAMLLRTGKTPSGKEAAGHIRRLVRHLRRNWPDTHITIRGDGHYGRPEVMAYCDAARVDYVFGLPTNSALRADPAIVAVADACAVKRAQRQCPVLRNYAETRYGAKTWKCQRRVVARIEASTLGMDIRYVVTSLATGSAEHIYDTLYCARGQAENLIKRHKSQLASDRTSCRSANANQMRLILHTAAYWLLWRIQQAMPRTAALASAEFTTLRLRLLKVAARVVESASRIRIAFASACPDADLFRALVLRLKPAPT, from the coding sequence ATGAACGATGATATCGCAAGCTCATTTGGATTCCCAGCAGTCGGCCGCAAGAAAATCACAGCTGCGTTCGACGGTGGCCGGCTTACCTCGGATGGCGGTGTTCTACTGCTTGCACAGGCCGAGCGCGCGATGGGGATTTGCCAGCGCCTGGCGGCTTGTATTGCCGATCCGCGCGATCCAGCGCGGGTGATCCATCGCCTGGATGACATTCTGCGTGCCCGTGTGTTCGCGATTGCGTGCGGCTATGAGGATGCCGATGATCTCGATGCTCTGCGCGACGATCCAGGCTTCCGCCTGGCGCTCGGCAAGCTGCCGGAATCGGGCGCGGGGCTGGCCAGCCAACCGACGATGAGCCGGTGGGAAAATGCACCGACTACGCGCGAACTGGCCAGCATGATGGCCGCGATGATCGACATCTACTGCGCCAGCTATCCCGCCCCTCCGACAGCGGTCACGCTGGATATCGACGACACGTGCGACGTCGTGCATGGCTATCAACAGCTCTCGTTCTGGAACGGGCATCATGGGGAGCGCTGCTTCCTACCGATCCATATCTACGACACCGCGACCGGCAGGCCGGTGGCCATGCTGCTGCGCACAGGCAAGACGCCTTCTGGAAAGGAGGCGGCGGGGCACATCCGACGCCTGGTGCGTCACCTGCGCCGTAATTGGCCCGATACCCACATCACTATCCGCGGCGACGGGCACTATGGTCGACCCGAGGTCATGGCCTACTGCGATGCGGCCCGCGTCGATTACGTGTTCGGCCTGCCCACCAATTCAGCGCTGCGCGCCGATCCCGCCATTGTTGCGGTCGCCGATGCCTGCGCGGTCAAGCGCGCCCAGCGTCAGTGTCCCGTCCTGCGCAACTATGCCGAGACCCGCTATGGGGCAAAGACCTGGAAGTGCCAGCGTCGCGTCGTTGCACGGATCGAGGCCAGCACGCTGGGCATGGACATCCGCTATGTCGTCACCTCGTTGGCAACAGGATCGGCCGAGCACATCTACGACACGCTCTACTGCGCGCGTGGTCAGGCCGAGAACCTGATCAAGCGCCACAAGTCCCAGCTCGCCAGCGACCGAACCTCGTGCCGCTCGGCCAATGCCAATCAGATGCGCCTGATACTGCACACTGCCGCATACTGGCTGCTATGGCGCATCCAGCAGGCGATGCCCAGGACCGCTGCTCTGGCAAGCGCGGAGTTTACCACCTTGCGCCTGCGGCTGCTCAAGGTCGCTGCGCG